A single region of the Cucumis melo cultivar AY chromosome 3, USDA_Cmelo_AY_1.0, whole genome shotgun sequence genome encodes:
- the LOC127148536 gene encoding uncharacterized protein LOC127148536, with the protein MEDVDMIRIPMNELIFGSDKFVYLAREDLLHYCGMVEIGYMCILAYITCLWDKCDCAKNFFVIDQSKISSHIKDRDLRSRNLANQLEAVNLEQKVLIPYNTGFHWMLHVIDLRENCVYVLDSLRSKVNEDIHGIINVGLKTWQAKHDLQRYRSTPKWRPVKCPRQLDSVGCGYYVQKYIHEIVHNSSTSITNLFNTKNAYSQEEIDEIRTEWAAFVSRFV; encoded by the exons atggaggatgtagacatgattcgcatcccaatgaacgagctaatatttggaagtgacaaatttgtttatttagctcgtgaagatttgttgcattactgcggcatggttgaaatcggctatatgtgtatactagcgtatattac atgtctttgggataaatgtgactgtgcaaagaatttttttgtcattgaccaatcaaaaatatcgtcacatatcaaagatcgtgatcttcgatccagaaatttagccaaccagctagaagcagttaacttggaacagaaagtgctaattccatataataccgg ttttcattggatgttgcatgttatcgatcttcgtgaaaattgcgtttatgttttggactctcttcggagtaaagtcaatgaagacattcatggaatcataaatgt agggttgaagacatggcaagcgaaacacgatctacaacgctatcgatcaactccaaaatggagacctgtaaag tgccctcgtcaattggattctgtagggtgcgggtactacgtgcaaaagtacatacatgagatagtgcataattctagtacttctattactaacctt ttcaataccaaaaatgcatatagccaagaggagattgatgagattcgaactgaatgggcagcttttgttagcagatttgtgtaa